A genomic stretch from Porphyromonadaceae bacterium W3.11 includes:
- a CDS encoding META domain-containing protein — protein MKRIWITISIILSVFMLSSCSSKSQVMKLKGEWSIIEANGQQIQLENAFIGINPESKTIYGNSGCNNIFASIDTDDHPNEIEIEDLASTLSLCEHSDVEMSIQNALNKVEKFELSKDGKELKMYDEDKAVVLVLQKRSDDLKDISSNQDTNDLNTPSLSDQTIIKPSELDGEWSVLQVGDLIIKEQKLQKEPVIGFDIDKLSIGGNLSCNSFSSSISFSDEDSEDYDPTWIDIEAIMTTRMACENMDVEQALAKALSDADHFYMNEDGTVSFYAGGEEVVVLTRK, from the coding sequence ATGAAACGAATTTGGATAACAATCAGCATCATACTTAGTGTATTTATGCTTAGTAGTTGCTCATCAAAAAGTCAAGTGATGAAGCTTAAGGGAGAGTGGTCAATAATAGAGGCTAATGGACAGCAGATCCAGTTAGAAAATGCATTTATTGGCATAAATCCTGAGAGCAAAACAATTTATGGTAATAGTGGATGTAATAATATCTTTGCTAGTATCGACACCGACGATCACCCCAATGAAATAGAGATAGAGGATCTCGCCTCTACACTATCTTTGTGTGAGCATTCTGACGTTGAGATGAGTATTCAGAATGCCTTGAATAAGGTGGAGAAATTTGAGCTCTCTAAAGACGGCAAAGAACTAAAGATGTATGATGAGGATAAGGCTGTAGTCTTAGTTCTCCAAAAAAGAAGTGATGATCTGAAGGATATCTCTAGTAATCAAGACACAAATGATCTGAACACTCCATCACTTTCGGACCAAACCATCATAAAGCCTTCTGAGCTAGATGGTGAGTGGAGTGTACTTCAGGTAGGAGATCTTATCATCAAAGAGCAAAAACTACAGAAGGAACCCGTGATAGGTTTTGACATAGATAAGCTTTCCATTGGAGGGAACCTGAGCTGTAATAGTTTCTCTTCATCCATAAGTTTTAGTGATGAAGATTCAGAAGACTATGACCCAACATGGATTGATATAGAGGCTATTATGACTACTCGCATGGCGTGTGAGAATATGGATGTAGAGCAAGCACTAGCCAAAGCATTGTCCGATGCTGACCATTTCTATATGAATGAAGATGGGACCGTGAGTTTCTATGCTGGTGGAGAAGAAGTTGTAGTACTTACACGAAAGTAA
- a CDS encoding succinate dehydrogenase/fumarate reductase iron-sulfur subunit, with amino-acid sequence MDKNINIKVRVWRQRSAKDKGRFVTYDLANISQGSSFLEMLDILNNQLIHEGEEPIVFDHDCREGICGMCSLYIDGHPHGPDNLITTCQLHMRKFNDGDTITIEPWRSAGFPVIRDLMVDRTSFDKIQQAGGFVSVNTGSAIDGNAIPISHDTAELAIDAASCIGCGACVAACKNGSAMLFVSAKVSQFALLPQGRTEAARRVKRMVAKMDELGFGNCTNTRACEVECPKGVSISNIARMNREFIKAKNKD; translated from the coding sequence ATGGATAAGAATATAAATATAAAGGTTAGGGTCTGGAGACAGAGAAGTGCTAAAGATAAAGGGCGCTTCGTTACCTATGATCTAGCTAATATTTCTCAAGGAAGTTCCTTCTTAGAAATGCTAGACATCCTTAACAATCAATTGATTCACGAAGGTGAAGAGCCAATTGTATTTGATCACGACTGCCGTGAAGGAATTTGTGGTATGTGCTCTCTCTACATTGATGGACACCCACACGGCCCAGATAATCTCATTACTACCTGTCAGCTTCATATGCGTAAGTTCAATGATGGTGATACCATTACTATTGAGCCATGGCGTTCTGCTGGTTTCCCTGTCATTCGTGACCTTATGGTTGATAGGACATCGTTTGATAAGATCCAACAAGCAGGTGGATTCGTTTCGGTTAATACAGGTAGTGCGATTGATGGTAACGCTATTCCTATTTCGCACGATACAGCAGAGCTAGCTATTGATGCTGCTTCTTGTATCGGTTGTGGTGCTTGTGTAGCTGCATGTAAGAATGGTTCAGCTATGTTGTTTGTTAGTGCTAAGGTGAGCCAATTTGCATTGCTTCCACAGGGACGTACAGAGGCAGCTCGTCGCGTAAAACGAATGGTAGCAAAGATGGACGAATTAGGTTTTGGTAACTGTACTAATACTCGTGCTTGTGAGGTTGAGTGCCCTAAGGGGGTTTCGATTTCCAACATTGCACGTATGAATAGAGAGTTCATCAAAGCTAAGAACAAAGACTGA